The following nucleotide sequence is from Cyclopterus lumpus isolate fCycLum1 chromosome 20, fCycLum1.pri, whole genome shotgun sequence.
CAGGCAGCcatctgtaaacaaacacaacacaataataataataatcatctaaTGTTTGGCATTTCCCAgattgaaaaattaaaaaattgaaAACATTGTTTAGTGTGTTGAGTCTGTTACCTCAGAGTCTAGTCCCATGAAGCCCAGAGCCAGGCCCACACATCTGGACTCACAACCTGACCCAGTCAAAGGAGTGAAAGATACATGGATGGTGCTGCTGCTCTTTGCTGGAATCACCTTGAGATAAACAATAGAAACAGATAATGCATCGTTATTCATATGGCTAGAAGCAGAGTGGAAAAATGGATGGAAGTCTTATCAACGTACTAATTGCTGGGGTGTGATGCAGTATGGGTAATCCGAGAGGTCGCCCACATGCGGTCTGATGTGAACAGACAAGAGTTTTTTCTTTGCAGGAGAGGGATAGAGACAGGTTTCCTCTTCCTCGGATACATATTCCTTTGCTTCCCCACTCTGGAATCAATAGGATTAAGCCGGTTTGAGCCAATGAAATGTGGGTTCACTCACTGGCATCGTAACCACAAGAATTTCCCAGAGGCATCGTCCTGAAAGTCATTAAAGTTTATGTTCATGTATCCGTGTTGCAATATAAAATGTACTCACGGTCATGCTACAGAGGGGGGAGCTCGTCCCCTCAGAACCTGAGGTCTTATTTCCTTCCCAGGCTGTTTGAGCACTCCCACCAGAAATCCTTAATGCTCCATTTAACACCTCGTTGCCATCAGCATCTTTAACTGGAAAGGTGTCTCCATATGCCACCACAACGTCCACCAGTTTATGGTCATTCTGATCTATGTTATATGTTTCCCAGTCCAGGCGAATATCTGGCGGCATGCAAAGATTTAGATTAGATCACTTTATTAACCTCAAAAAGTCAGTCAGAGGTCACAGTATGAAAGACATATGAAAGACATACTGCTATTGCAGTAGTCAGACGAACACACAATCAAACATTATCCAAGCGGAGACTTTGGTGTTGCTCAGAAATCCAGAAGTCCAGCCCcttaatttaaaatacaatgtaaatattttatatacaaaatctaaataaataaatgccagATCAGAAATGATGCACCTGAACCAGCAACAATAAAATAAGCAATATTCAAATTGATGCTGTattgcagaaaacaaacaaatattcagACGCTGTACAATTGTTGACTCTAAAGAGCTTCATGTGGAGCATTGTGGGTATTGTTAACCAGCCACATGAAACACTTTCACTTACCAAACATGGTCGGATTGTGGATGCGATGAGAACGAGACACCGTGTCACCTCCTGACACATGAGTGCCAAACCTAATGATGCAAACAGGTATGTCAAactatatgtatagatatatatctatatctatatagatatagaaatatatatatactgtgtaatGCCAACATTAGTGTATGTAAATTGGAGAAAAAGACTGGGGAACAGACTGTGTTTTTGGTCCCTGGTTCTGGTTGTCTGGACGTGGGCCTGTGATTTGGAAGTAGAGTGGGCAGCCTGTCACCGTCATCTGCATGGGAATGAGCGTGGGCTTGAGGTCCCCCACCTACAGGaggaacattttatttcaacatTATTTATCAGTCTGCAACCAAATGAAGCGTGACATCATCTCTAATCCTTAAATATGTGTAACATCCCATTGTATGGCATCATACTTTGCATATGAGGTGATCTCTGTATTCGCCCCACATGTCCGTGTAGGCAGTGACATCCACAGTCTGGGTCTCAAAGGCTCCCAGCATCCCAGTGTCTGGCAGGACAAAGAAAGCTGCACCTTTTCCATTAGCCAGCAGGCTGCTCACAAACTCTGCCAATAGATACAGAAGGTTTGAGTGTGCACTCAATCTGCTTCCATTTTAAAAGTGAGGAGCTAAGCTTACCCTTAAGTgctttttcttctattttctgAGCTTGAACATAGTGGAGCGGCTTCTTGACGTATGTCATTCTGCGAATAAAATGCAGCACGTGTCACATCTGCAGAACAAGAGTCCCTCTTtgatttattattcatgttaGTGAGCTATGGCTCCCCTTCACCTTTTCTCTGACTGGTTGTTTGGCTTTGAGGCATGGCATGTGAAATAATCTGCCTCTATGTGGAAAGGGGCCGGGATAGCAGTCTGATTGGTTATCAATAACTGCTTAGTAACGGCTCTGTTCAAAATGACGTCATCACAAAAGTCGAGCAACAGTGTTGAGGGTCTCTCGTCATCTGGAGGAGAGCTGAAGGCAAAGAAAAGCGACCGTGACTTACCAAACACTTATACTGTGGAGTTAGTGACGCTATTATTAGGTGGTGAGATAATAGACTTTAAGCCAAGGTTACTACCAGACACTGGGCAGTGAGTAGGACACACTGAGTTTCTTGGTTTTGGAAGCCGTGATGCCAACAACAAGGGGAGAGTTCATCCCTTGGACCTCACAGAGAGCAGCCACCTCAGTCAGATCCAGctggacaaagagacacatattaCAACGCAATCATCTTAAAAAAATAGAATCAGTGCATCTTTTAGCTGCTGGCATCACAGTATAGTACAAGTAGTGCAATGTGCCTCCTTAACTCTTAACACACTCAGTTGATAAGTGACAAATCTTGTGATCTTCTGGTGTGTTAAGgaaaaaatgaattattatcaTAATCATATTATGTACCTATTTCGCTATATACGCACACAAAagaatagattaaaaaaaaagaaattcttctGATATCAAAATCCAATCACCTTTTCTAcctataaaacaaaatatagcATGTGGTTACATCagctcattaaaaataaatttcagCCAATATAATGACATccctggcggcctgtccagggtgtcccctgccttcgccctatgtcagctgggataggctccagcgcccccgcgaccctaatgaggataagcggtattgaaaatggatggatggatggataatgaCATCCATCAATCAATATTCAACTTTTAGCAACAAGGTGCGTGTGGACATTACTACATTATAAGCCTGTTCAATCAAATGCGGAGGATATGATTTAAATACCTCTCAAACAACTCTCAAATATTAGGTTTTGCTGGGGAATATTTGACAGTAAAGAAACTAACTTGAATAACTTTGATACTTACATCTGTGTGAGAGATGAAATGAACTGTGATCTCCAAACAGGCATTAGGTCCCAGTGAGCCAGAAGAGGGGTCAAAACTGGCTGAGCACAGTTCAGCCTGTTTACCCTGGAGCTGATCCTGGTGGGGAGAATGAAAAACTCAGATCACCAAGTAGTGATAGTCACGAAATACGTTTATCTctgagaaatagaaaaaaataaagaggcaTTCTCTAATTGATACTTTGCATACAAACAGCCTTACTTACATATGTTACAGATTATGCTCTGCAATCATTCAAACACACCGGGGGTTTCTAACACGTCAGCAGCATTCATTGCATCATCCATTCTTCTCACAGTAAATGAAGTGGTGATGAAATGTAGTGATGCCAGCGTACCATCCAGCTGAAGTGTGAAGGCAGCAGCGTCTGGTTGAAGATAGTGACGGTTCCCTCTGCAGCAACTCCAAGGTAGAGTTCAGAGAAGAGCAGCTCACAGTTCAGCAGACACACCTGTGGACACTGCACGTCTGCTTGCACCGACAGGTGactgcaacaaacacacagatagtgTTACTGGTTATCAATGGGGCAGAACGCTGAGCAACATCATTATTGTCGGGCTGGCCCCTCTGCACAGAGCTTCCTTTAAGTACAGTGGTGATTTCATCTCAAAGAGAAGAACGCCAAAATTGTATGCAGCTGAGCATCATTACCATCCGGTTCCATTCTCCACTGTCAACACCAGCTCTGTTTCATATCGCTGGCACAAATGGGGACTAAATAGCACATCCACACTGCAAGAGGCCAAGGGGGACAGCACACCTGTGCGTGGTTCCACTGAGATCTAAGCAACAGAGATTCATATAGATGTAATGTTTTATCACAAATATGTTGCTATATTAGTGTCTAGTGTACAGCACCTGTATCTCCTGGTGGTCCTGCTGACGGTCACACCTCTCCTTCAGTGTCCAGTTCGCCTCCTGCTGGGTAATGTTAGTGAGGAGCAGAGTGGTCTGTGTCTGCTCCCCGAGCTTCATGAGCCCAAACTCCACACTGGGCACACTGACGGTCACTATGGGACCCTGTCCAAAGTCAAACGATGAACACAAAGAGGTCACAGCGCACAGATTAACTAGGAATATCACAGCAACAATCTAGCATTGTGGAATAGTACAGCACTTTGTGGGGACTAAAGCCATaattgtgtgattgtgttaaGATTATAACCTTAAAAGAGACTTCCACGGCCAAAGTGACGGGCTCGGGGCAGTGCTTTATGGAGCAAACCAGACTGGTCACAACCCTCTCTGGCTTCCCTCCACTCAAAACCAGGTCGAAGTCGAAACACTCGTTTTCCTCTTGAAGACAGATCAATCAGTAATGAACCAATAAATCAACTAATTTAAATGGTGTTTACAATTCATAATGTACAAACTCTAGTGAAACTATTAAAAAGGAGAATGTTGTCTGTTATTCTCCATTGTACTGTGTGACACACCTATGCTACCAGCAGAGGGCTCTACTTCAATTATGTGGCTGCTGTTGCTTATTCTCTCCCACTGAAAAAAGATGCAGGTTTTGCTGTGGTTCCACATCTTCAAgcacacaagagacagaaacaacCATGAACAACTGTAATTGTGGCACAAAATCATTTGGTGGAAATGTAATATTGGTCATTTATAGTTAACGTAAGGAAAACGTGACTTGACCTTGAATTGCCTGCGGGTGGTCGAGCAAATAAAAATCTCCCCGGGGATAACAACAGCGTAGGGCTCCAGTAGGACCTGGTACGGCTCAGTTGATCCCTTGACCTCTATCTCCATGACGATGACATCGCCTACCTTGGAACCAGTGCGCACAGGCTGAAGGACGCTagatttccacacacacacacaatccaataCTTTGTTAGATGAAGTGTGCTAAACTTGGTGTGTGATGTCAGATCTTTGTATGTCATGACcttgtggtgtgtttttttacagacaCTTCTATTACTGTACATACAAAGTCGCAGGAGCTTTACCTTTTGTCAGTGGGCTGTGGTGGCAGCTGGGGAACCTCCATCAGGACTAAGTGACAGACACTGTGGTAATCCTTCAACttaggaaaacagaaaaaacatgaCATGAATCAGCTTGTAGCTTCCAAACAGTATTGTTTTCTGTTGTATGTATTTGTAGTCTTCTGTACTTCTTTAGGGCAGAAGGTGAATAGAAACTCTTGATCCTGGAAGGGGGTCAGAACTCCTGTTATGGGGCTGACATGGAAAACATCGTCTGCGGCCAGGTGGAACTGGATATGGGAAGGCTCCGGGATTTCACCTGGAAGGAAAGGGTGCAGGTTCGGCGTCATGATCTGCCAGTGGAAAGGCAGATCCAAGTGGCTTCAGCCCCAGAGAaaggatgaaagagagagagagatttaatGTGATATTTAATGATCCATAAAGGTAAACTCTTCTTCTACTTGTGCCACTGCGCAGGGTCAGCGAAGGAGCGGCAGGCCTGGGTCTTGTAGTTAATCAGTACTTAGTTTCTCACTTGAGGACACAATTACTATGTTAATCCTGGGACTTGAATCCCGGCACTCCAATTTAAGAGGTTTCCCTTCTCACCGCGTTATCCAAAAAGAGCACACGTGATGATATGGattttgaaaaacacaataCTTTTTCATACTTCGTAGTGACGATAACATGAGAGGGTGAGGCTTACACATTGTTTCTAATGATGAGTCTCTTCTGTTGCACAGAGTGAGGGTTGCACGGGCTGAAGCGGACAAAGTGCTCCGCAGTGAGGTCATGCACCTCTCCCACCACAGGAGGCTCCTTCTTcccagatacagataccagcTCAAATGCAATCTGCTGGCCCTCACCTGGGAAAGTCACACAGACAATGGACAAAGTGTCTTGGATCATACGAAAGACAAATTACAAGTCATATTTGTTATAGACTAGTTTTCTGAAAAGATTCACCTTCAATGGAAATGTCTTTCACCTGGCAGTTGTCACACACAATAGTGAACACCTGACAGCTCCTCTCAGCAGTAGTGGGGAAGAACaccacctgcaaacacacattaatatttaaAGCATACAGAGAATTTATAGGAATTAATTTCTATACAAACACAGTTACCTAAGTTAGTCTAAAGAAACTGGGAAGTAACCTGAGAAGCCGATGAAGCATCTACATATTTCTTCTCTGTTTACCTCCATAACCCACTCACCTCCACTACAGTGGCCTCTCCAGGCTGCAGCACAAAAAGAGACGGGCTGACTGCAAAGGGTGGCTGCTCAGAAAAGTATGTTCTTGCCACAGACtatataaagaaaaagaagaaaagaaacggaATGCAGGAtacctttttataaatattGGATCTAAAACAGTTGCTGTAATTTTTAGATAATGTGTCAGTTTGATTTTTACCCTGAGGTTCGAGGCCGGCCACTGGTTCTTGGGGATGATGCAAAAGCTCCCGGCGCTTAAGCTTACATTTTGGCACGGGAACTCAACAAATGTTACTCCTCCGATCAGGCAACAACCACAGTCCAGAACTCTTGGTACTGCACGATAATTAGGGGATAAATATCAACAATGCATGACCGATGGAATTACACTCGTGAGCATTACAACAACGGAAGGTTGGTAGATTGTTATGTGACTCACATGTGAGTATTGGAGCGGGTCTTTTGGCTGCGATGGGCACCATAAACGGGCGTCCAGCAGTCTCCACCACTATGTAGTCCTCATAGTCCCCGAAGGAGTCTGGAGTGAAGCACACTGTGTACTTACAACTCAACCCTGGGGCAACAACACCACCCTTGCCAGGGAATCTCCCTGccaaaacatactgtatattaatatCAATCCCTTCTTATATTTCACCAGCATAATTCTCTAaattaccccccaaaaaaacagcatAATTCTCTAAATTCACTTCTTATAGTGTTTGATACAGTAGTTGGCGCTGGTGTTCACTGACAGggttgcaacaacaaaacaggaaacaccAATTGCATTCCAGAGATGTATGACTTTAATTGTCAAAACCCTTGCATGCCTTTGAAATAATCACTGACATTCAAGACAGCAGATGATATCCTCATGATCCTCACTTCAGGAATGAGGAAGCTGTATGGCCCAATCATAATGAAAAAAGGCTTACCCAGGCCAATGGAAAAGTGAGGAGTGGTCGGAGGGATGACTCGGATAGTGCGGCTTGCAGAAGTCAAGTTTTTCAGCTCCAGGGTAGTCTAGAACGGTACAGGATATGTTATGGTACAGTACATCATCTcattaccttcgcaaaatacttttgcggaggttatgttttgatcgctgtgtatttatttgtaaatatgtctgtttgttattcgcataactcaaaaagtattaaaccgaatcgcatgacatttggtgggatgattggctgttatccggggaccatttgattagattttgggagcgatcgggtcaaaggtcaaggtcatgaaaaggtcaaaaatgCGGTACATTTTTATCgaattggcatgcaactaatgccaaaatgttcagaattcaatgcccgatcttgtgatatacgacatgatagaatgacgtcataacccttcttagcggttcatacataattcttttgtgatgtttaccacaatatctggtatcaagttacatcaatttactgttccccacactctcatgccaagtaccaaaaagtggctgcggcgaaggtatgcgctctaccgagtgcccgttctagttgaAAAACAGTTGGTAGTTCTGTGTAAAATTGTAATTGTTCAGTATAAGTTACTTAAACATACCTTATAGACATGTCCCACACTGTAGTCATTGAAAACTACCTCTGCAGGTTTTGCTAGAAAGGCCGCGACAGGATTTTTAGTTGAGCTTTCAGGGAGAATGAGCACAAAAACAACCGCTGATTATTCTTACTGTTCTCAATAAAAACACTCTCACAGGATGTGGTGAGCTTAGTAACAAGCGAGCACTGCCAGCACTAACTTCCACGTCAAAACCACAAAGCAAGCATTTCTGATTTCACTTTCTCTATATGCCAAAGAATATGACGGAAGAGGGAAAGGGTTCTTGTTTAATCCAAACCCGAGATAACCTTTCTTATGACTGCATCATATGTATTTTAACCCTAAAGTTATATAGAATCATGCACATATACCCAAACATGGACCTGACTACCCTTAccac
It contains:
- the dlec1 gene encoding deleted in lung and esophageal cancer protein 1, with product MGKDTLSNLIKTKTGQGGFHDRYVEELQQAHSEYNRSIKQADMLESHIIQARDRAAAIESQAYERQKEQMGDVHGDLGLLTVNSAFPWCVDQDLLKMNNLISPQDYLPTHKRPVRAPAPIKWNPAKPTIASAMHMSREHQDDGYTLMPSPKKIVPEMNESDLSLTLESSSDNPRRKKTSKERPDQTITRPNGKDEPSAEDRAEGRKKLPQLKDRNNFLCNPRFLPLNAQQGGASLIHPRAKGGKMEHVKKGAQKQSSTKNPVAAFLAKPAEVVFNDYSVGHVYKTTLELKNLTSASRTIRVIPPTTPHFSIGLGRFPGKGGVVAPGLSCKYTVCFTPDSFGDYEDYIVVETAGRPFMVPIAAKRPAPILTLPRVLDCGCCLIGGVTFVEFPCQNVSLSAGSFCIIPKNQWPASNLRSVARTYFSEQPPFAVSPSLFVLQPGEATVVEVVFFPTTAERSCQVFTIVCDNCQVKDISIEGEGQQIAFELVSVSGKKEPPVVGEVHDLTAEHFVRFSPCNPHSVQQKRLIIRNNVHLDLPFHWQIMTPNLHPFLPGEIPEPSHIQFHLAADDVFHVSPITGVLTPFQDQEFLFTFCPKELKDYHSVCHLVLMEVPQLPPQPTDKSVLQPVRTGSKVGDVIVMEIEVKGSTEPYQVLLEPYAVVIPGEIFICSTTRRQFKMWNHSKTCIFFQWERISNSSHIIEVEPSAGSIEENECFDFDLVLSGGKPERVVTSLVCSIKHCPEPVTLAVEVSFKGPIVTVSVPSVEFGLMKLGEQTQTTLLLTNITQQEANWTLKERCDRQQDHQEIQISVEPRTGVLSPLASCSVDVLFSPHLCQRYETELVLTVENGTGCHLSVQADVQCPQVCLLNCELLFSELYLGVAAEGTVTIFNQTLLPSHFSWMDQLQGKQAELCSASFDPSSGSLGPNACLEITVHFISHTDLDLTEVAALCEVQGMNSPLVVGITASKTKKLSVSYSLPSVCSPPDDERPSTLLLDFCDDVILNRAVTKQLLITNQTAIPAPFHIEADYFTCHASKPNNQSEKRMTYVKKPLHYVQAQKIEEKALKEFVSSLLANGKGAAFFVLPDTGMLGAFETQTVDVTAYTDMWGEYRDHLICKVGDLKPTLIPMQMTVTGCPLYFQITGPRPDNQNQGPKTQFGTHVSGGDTVSRSHRIHNPTMFDIRLDWETYNIDQNDHKLVDVVVAYGDTFPVKDADGNEVLNGALRISGGSAQTAWEGNKTSGSEGTSSPLCSMTSGEAKEYVSEEEETCLYPSPAKKKLLSVHIRPHVGDLSDYPYCITPQQLVIPAKSSSTIHVSFTPLTGSGCESRCVGLALGFMGLDSEMAACVPGKVVRAQGLDLEPVRIDLLAVVKPSLLLVQIEEDEGVLEFYASAGDLLKAESELVVREFDTTRAFQLRNNSEMLLHFSLGTQPPFKVVKQQLEVRTSSSSDPPTGDSQALVLHPQQSMQVKVAFHCSLPLLDHADQAEEEVPPGVTLIHRAGEGRKLRFQQNLLIHYNDNRLQTVPLCACLYLPTMRLSRDSIDFGFCFVGQTLITEVNLHRNRALTYWKSVIESDEGDSHVFRVTPDFGLLRSKELNVTSCSHCLQISFTPSEDGVFRAVVVIQSPLMKTPPTLQLQGTGSFDKVYRSNSMSLKHHSRTITTCSP